A stretch of the Gossypium hirsutum isolate 1008001.06 chromosome D07, Gossypium_hirsutum_v2.1, whole genome shotgun sequence genome encodes the following:
- the LOC107932219 gene encoding cation/H(+) antiporter 4 produces MLFNNPRIYVLQAGILMSPLIFSDEHSLVTISEDSVAVLGSVGALGFMFFMFLSGVKMDLRLTWKSGKLAIAIGLFPVLVSLIFWLMTVKTLHPGGNVFSNKIFHLAVTYSGTSFPVIHSLLSELKILNSELGRLGLSAALIGDMLTLVLTMFSIWVNTGIQKGSKDVLFDVGMAMLYVCIHVFVLRPGMKWMVKRTPEAGQIKDTCFYIIILAFMISPRFTALFRVYFLYGPFIFGLAVPEGPPLGSALVEKLDPVVSGLFMPIFATTCGMRFDLSYFKYSTKYAYHQAVGAVVTLIIKFGVSLLLPLLCKMPTRDSFALAFIMISKGIVEIGSYSIMNDSRVRVSRNCFVNCFDLVKRMQIISEDIFAHLTIVIIIVASVVPIAVKKLYDPSKKYLCFQKRTIMNSRFNQELRMIGCVHVPGNVNSIINLLNASCPTRECPIALDVLHLVKLSGQATPLFIAHHNQQKASSNNSYSDNVVVAFKQFERDNLGAVSVNFFTAVSPSNLMYEDTCNLAMDRLTSFIILPFHRRWYSDGSIESEDQTLRSLNFDILERAPCSVGILVEGRRNIKGSNSKDTLSPSNSSSYAIAVIFLGGEDDREALALAKRFSQDESVSLTVIHLKAVGSLEFFLAEDERMLDKEMLKDIKESVPLTYIKEHVKDGPETSTFLRSIVKDYQLIIVGRRYRSEDAITLGLEEWCEFREIGIIGDLLSSSDFFGNFSLLIVQQQRKRNR; encoded by the exons ATGCTGTTTAACAACCCACGTATATATGTTTTGCAGGCAGGGATACTAATGAGTCCTCTGATATTCAGTGATGAGCATTCATTGGTTACCATATCAGAGGATAGTGTAGCAGTTTTAGGGTCAGTGGGAGCATTAGGGTTTATGTTCTTCATGTTCTTAAGTGGGGTAAAAATGGATCTTAGGTTAACATGGAAATCTGGAAAATTGGCCATAGCTATTGGTTTGTTCCCCGTGTTGGTATCATTGATATTTTGGTTGATGACAGTCAAGACACTTCACCCAGGAGGCAATGTGTTTTCCAACAAAATCTTTCACCTTGCGGTAACGTATTCTGGGACGTCATTCCCGGTCATACATAGCCTCCTCAGCGAGCTGAAGATACTTAATTCGGAACTCGGCAGGCTCGGATTATCCGCGGCACTCATAGGCGACATGTTGACATTAGTGCTTACCATGTTTAGCATATGGGTCAATACCGGGATCCAAAAAGGCAGCAAAGATGTTCTATTTGATGTTGGAATGGCTATGCTCTATGTTTGTATCCACGTATTCGTTTTACGGCCTGGGATGAAATGGATGGTGAAACGTACACCTGAAGCTGGCCAAATCAAAGACACTtgcttttatatcatcattttggCCTTCATGATATCACCTAGGTTTACTGCACTATTTcgtgtatattttttatatggtCCATTTATTTTCGGATTGGCTGTACCGGAAGGTCCACCATTAGGGTCAGCATTGGTTGAAAAGCTAGACCCTGTTGTTTCAGGCTTGTTTATGCCTATATTTGCTACAACATGTGGTATGAGGTTtgatttatcttactttaaaTACTCTACCAAATATGCATATCATCAAGCCGTTGGAGCTGTGGTAACATTGATTATCAAATTTGGGGTCTCTTTATTGTTGCCTTTGTTATGCAAGATGCCCACTAGGGACTCTTTTGCACTTGCTTTTATAATGATATCGAAAGGGATTGTCGAGATCGGTTCTTACAGCATCATGAATGATTCTAGAGTACGTGTTTCTCGTAAT TGCTTTGttaattgttttgatttggtTAAACGAATGCAGATTATATCGGAGGATATATTCGCTCACTTGACTATTGTAATCATTATTGTGGCAAGCGTTGTGCCAATAGCCGTGAAAAAGCTTTACGACCCGTCTAAGAAGTATTTATGTTTTCAGAAACGGACCATAATGAATTCCAGGTTCAACCAAGAGCTGCGAATGATCGGTTGCGTTCACGTGCCGGGTAACGTTAATTCCATTATCAACCTATTGAACGCCTCTTGTCCGACTAGGGAATGTCCGATTGCTTTGGATGTACTTCACCTTGTGAAGCTCAGCGGACAAGCCACGCCGCTTTTCATCGCTCATCACAACCAACAGAAAGCGTCATCTAACAACTCGTACTCCGACAATGTCGTGGTCGCGTTCAAACAGTTCGAGCGGGACAACTTGGGAGCTGTATCTGTAAACTTTTTCACTGCGGTCTCTCCATCGAATTTGATGTACGAAGATACATGCAACCTCGCCATGGACCGCCTCACATCCTTTATAATACTTCCGTTTCACCGTAGGTGGTACAGTGATGGGAGCATCGAATCAGAAGATCAAACCCTAAGAAGCCTCAACTTCGACATCCTCGAACGAGCACCTTGCTCAGTAGGGATCCTCGTCGAAGGACGTCGCAATATAAAAGGCTCCAATTCCAAAGACACACTATCACCATCCAACTCCTCATCCTACGCCATTGCCGTAATCTTCTTAGGAGGCGAAGACGATAGGGAGGCTCTAGCATTAGCGAAACGCTTTTCGCAAGACGAAAGCGTTAGCCTCACCGTAATCCACCTCAAAGCTGTGGGCAGCTTAGAGTTCTTCCTAGCCGAAGATGAACGAATGCTCGACAAAGAGATGTTGAAAGACATCAAAGAAAGTGTACCCTTAACGTACATCAAGGAACATGTAAAAGACGGACCCGAAACATCGACTTTTCTTCGATCCATCGTCAAAGACTACCAACTTATCATTGTTGGGAGAAGATACAGGAGTGAAGATGCAATAACCTTAGGTCTAGAAGAATGGTGTGAATTTCGAGAGATTGGGATTATCGGAGATTTGCTTTCATCTTCAGATTTCTTTGGCAATTTTTCTTTGTTGATTGTGCAACAACAACGAAAAAGGAACCGTTAA